From a single Cytophagales bacterium WSM2-2 genomic region:
- the ydfF gene encoding putative HTH-type transcriptional regulator YdfF, with amino-acid sequence MEGMSQITSLIGDPVRTNILWLLIDGRAYTGNELALMTDTSPQNISMHVSKLLQADLLAVECQGRHKYYRLASAEVASAIEAIANLVPKVKVTQAVNAHDHGLKHCRTCYDHLAGEVGVQLAETMLAKKLIKKDPAGYQLTPAGRQFFEKLDIDVESLMKQRRPLLKPCLDWTERKHHVAGSLGAAWLSHMLKNDWLRKKKNSREVIVSAKGQKEFYERLRITVS; translated from the coding sequence ATGGAAGGTATGTCTCAAATAACTTCGCTGATTGGCGACCCGGTGCGAACCAATATCCTGTGGCTTCTGATCGATGGCCGGGCCTACACGGGAAACGAGCTGGCGTTAATGACGGATACTTCGCCTCAGAATATCAGTATGCATGTGTCGAAATTGCTGCAGGCAGACCTGCTGGCGGTAGAATGCCAGGGCAGACATAAATACTATCGCTTAGCCAGCGCTGAGGTGGCTTCAGCAATCGAGGCCATCGCGAACCTGGTGCCCAAGGTCAAAGTAACACAAGCTGTTAATGCACACGACCATGGTTTGAAACACTGCCGAACATGTTATGATCACCTGGCTGGCGAGGTGGGTGTTCAACTGGCAGAGACTATGCTGGCAAAGAAACTGATCAAAAAAGATCCGGCCGGTTATCAATTGACACCTGCCGGAAGACAATTTTTCGAGAAATTAGATATCGATGTTGAATCGCTGATGAAGCAACGGAGGCCGCTGCTCAAGCCCTGCCTCGACTGGACTGAGCGCAAGCATCACGTGGCAGGCTCACTGGGTGCGGCATGGCTTAGTCACATGCTTAAGAATGACTGGCTTCGAAAAAAGAAGAACTCTCGCGAGGTGATCGTCAGCGCCAAGGGCCAGAAAGAATTTTACGAAAGACTGAGGATCACGGTGAGTTGA
- a CDS encoding NADH-dependent dehydrogenase encodes MKTSRREFMKKSAMASMGAIAFSASSYARILGANDRVNIGVVGFSDRFRTSLFPAFGFHYKELNFDIVAVSDIWNRRRDEGKAFLKEKMGHDVQACVNNDELYKLKDLDAVFISTADFQHALHAIEAIKAGCDVYCEKPFAETMEDNRAALKAVRASDRIVQIGSQRRSGGNYTAAASFIQSGKFGPITMVELTWNLNQPGRWRRPKLVEGLKEQDVDWKRYLLNRPFEAFDPRKYVEYRLFWPYSSGMPGQWMSHQIDTVHWFTGLKHPRSVVANGGIYCWKDGRKNWDTTTAVFDYGQPNDSSGFQVVFTSRMHNGTENPAEIYFSNGGELNLITNKVSSNGGLQESHAKPMNMTANLLPDFDITAAAEKVVASANTGGDVLTSNHVRNWMECIRSRKQPNAPVEAGYAHSIANIMTTAASRTGMKATFDEATQEVMVGDKVFKY; translated from the coding sequence ATGAAAACATCAAGAAGGGAGTTCATGAAGAAAAGTGCGATGGCATCCATGGGAGCCATTGCTTTCAGCGCATCAAGTTATGCACGTATCCTCGGGGCCAATGATCGTGTGAATATAGGCGTGGTCGGGTTTTCCGATCGATTTCGAACCTCGTTGTTTCCTGCCTTTGGTTTTCACTACAAGGAACTGAACTTTGATATCGTTGCTGTATCCGACATCTGGAACAGGCGCAGAGACGAAGGCAAGGCTTTCCTCAAAGAAAAAATGGGTCATGACGTGCAAGCGTGTGTCAACAATGATGAGTTATACAAGTTGAAAGACCTCGATGCTGTGTTTATCAGCACAGCCGATTTCCAACATGCACTTCATGCTATTGAAGCAATAAAGGCAGGATGTGATGTGTATTGCGAAAAGCCGTTTGCTGAAACCATGGAAGATAACCGTGCGGCATTGAAAGCTGTGAGAGCAAGCGATCGCATTGTGCAGATCGGGTCGCAGCGCAGAAGTGGTGGCAACTATACGGCAGCTGCTTCCTTTATTCAATCGGGCAAGTTCGGCCCGATTACAATGGTGGAGTTAACATGGAATCTCAATCAACCGGGACGTTGGCGCAGACCTAAACTCGTGGAAGGATTGAAAGAACAGGATGTCGATTGGAAACGTTACTTATTGAACAGGCCTTTCGAAGCATTTGATCCGAGAAAATATGTGGAGTACCGTTTGTTCTGGCCTTACTCTTCGGGAATGCCTGGGCAGTGGATGAGCCATCAGATTGATACGGTGCATTGGTTCACGGGCCTTAAGCATCCACGCAGTGTAGTGGCCAACGGTGGTATCTATTGCTGGAAAGACGGACGCAAGAACTGGGATACGACTACAGCTGTTTTCGATTACGGTCAACCCAACGACTCTTCCGGCTTCCAGGTTGTATTTACTTCACGTATGCACAACGGAACGGAGAACCCTGCTGAAATTTACTTTTCAAATGGAGGAGAATTAAATCTCATCACTAACAAGGTTTCATCTAACGGAGGCTTGCAGGAGTCACATGCCAAACCTATGAACATGACTGCCAACCTGCTTCCCGATTTTGATATCACTGCAGCAGCAGAAAAAGTGGTGGCATCAGCTAATACGGGAGGAGATGTGCTTACTTCAAATCACGTGCGAAACTGGATGGAGTGCATTCGGAGTCGCAAGCAACCCAACGCTCCTGTGGAAGCAGGCTATGCCCACTCTATTGCTAACATCATGACAACGGCTGCTTCACGTACGGGTATGAAAGCCACGTTTGATGAAGCTACGCAGGAAGTGATGGTGGGAGATAAGGTCTTTAAGTATTAG
- a CDS encoding membrane protein, whose translation MEHTTNLTKSRIQSVDVIRGAVMIIMAIDHVRVYSGIPAGGLTVGIFFTRWVTHFCAPAFAFLAGTSALLYLQKSGSKSDLAKFLVTRGLLLVIFELTFVRFFWMFHLDYALVTFTGVIWMLGWSMVILAAFIRLRPVVIGVIGLLMIFFQQVFSYVSAYLPDSLATVWQFFYPSAVGNMAGAAKLTGIDSLPLAFGIRIFYVLIPWVGVMMAGYWFGELFNDREKFKKYCYRIGGAAIALFIIGSIWLLPEDDSKPVLFRILGQQKYPPSQLYLLMTLGPTILLMPLAEKIKGEFMNAVRIIGQVPMFYYLLHLLLIHITALGVNLVLFGGLQQEWYTTIPFIKVPEEQQWGLPMLYFVWILDVAILFFACRWYASYKSKHPEMKWLKYI comes from the coding sequence ATGGAACACACAACAAACCTAACCAAGTCGAGGATACAGTCGGTAGATGTGATACGCGGAGCAGTCATGATCATCATGGCAATCGACCACGTGCGTGTATACTCAGGCATCCCCGCCGGTGGACTTACCGTTGGCATTTTCTTTACTCGTTGGGTCACTCATTTCTGTGCACCCGCTTTTGCCTTCCTGGCAGGAACAAGTGCATTATTATACCTGCAGAAATCAGGAAGCAAAAGTGACCTGGCTAAATTCCTTGTCACACGCGGACTATTGCTCGTCATTTTCGAATTGACTTTCGTCCGCTTCTTCTGGATGTTTCACCTGGACTATGCACTGGTGACTTTCACCGGGGTGATCTGGATGCTGGGATGGAGCATGGTTATACTTGCTGCATTCATCCGCTTGCGTCCTGTAGTTATAGGTGTAATCGGTTTGCTCATGATTTTCTTTCAGCAGGTGTTCAGTTATGTCTCCGCTTATCTTCCCGATTCTCTTGCAACGGTCTGGCAATTCTTCTACCCTTCAGCAGTTGGAAATATGGCAGGCGCAGCAAAGCTTACGGGCATAGATTCATTACCTCTCGCGTTTGGCATCCGGATTTTCTACGTACTCATTCCCTGGGTTGGCGTGATGATGGCAGGCTACTGGTTTGGTGAACTCTTCAACGATCGCGAGAAATTCAAAAAGTATTGCTACCGCATAGGTGGAGCTGCAATTGCTCTTTTTATTATTGGAAGCATCTGGCTCCTGCCCGAAGATGACAGCAAACCGGTTTTGTTCCGCATCCTGGGGCAGCAAAAATATCCGCCTTCACAACTTTATTTATTGATGACCCTGGGCCCCACCATTTTGCTGATGCCATTGGCTGAGAAAATCAAAGGTGAATTCATGAATGCGGTAAGGATAATCGGGCAGGTACCCATGTTTTACTACTTGCTTCATTTGTTGCTGATCCACATCACTGCGCTTGGTGTGAACCTGGTGCTCTTTGGAGGCTTGCAACAAGAATGGTACACCACGATCCCGTTCATCAAGGTTCCTGAAGAACAACAATGGGGGCTGCCGATGCTATACTTCGTCTGGATACTCGATGTGGCCATCCTCTTCTTTGCCTGCCGTTGGTATGCCAGCTACAAGTCGAAACATCCGGAGATGAAGTGGCTAAAATATATTTAA